One region of Candidatus Polarisedimenticolaceae bacterium genomic DNA includes:
- a CDS encoding aminodeoxychorismate/anthranilate synthase component II produces the protein MRVLLVDNHDSFTWNLVQALRRLGATVEVVPSDGEQDFDAFDALVVSPGPGRPEDAGTSVETIKSAPSTLPILGVCLGHQAIAVAFGGAIVPAKALVHGRTSAIRHDGRGVFAGVPSPFEATRYHSLAVDPEALPAELEACAFSDDGTIMGLRHRTRPVHGVQFHPESILTEEGGRLFERFLAIA, from the coding sequence ATGCGGGTCCTCCTCGTCGACAACCACGACTCGTTCACGTGGAATCTGGTCCAGGCGCTCCGTAGGCTCGGGGCGACGGTCGAGGTCGTCCCGTCGGATGGCGAGCAGGACTTCGATGCGTTCGACGCCCTCGTCGTCTCGCCGGGGCCGGGCCGTCCGGAAGACGCAGGGACGAGCGTCGAGACGATCAAGAGCGCGCCGTCCACCCTCCCGATCCTCGGCGTCTGTCTCGGGCATCAGGCGATCGCGGTCGCGTTCGGAGGCGCGATCGTTCCGGCGAAGGCGCTCGTCCACGGCAGGACGTCGGCGATCCGCCACGACGGCCGCGGCGTCTTCGCCGGCGTGCCGAGCCCGTTCGAGGCGACGCGCTATCACTCGCTCGCCGTCGATCCCGAGGCCCTCCCCGCGGAGCTCGAGGCCTGCGCGTTCTCGGATGACGGGACGATCATGGGGCTCCGCCACCGCACCCGGCCGGTGCACGGCGTGCAATTCCACCCCGAATCGATCCTGACCGAGGAGGGCGGGCGCCTGTTCGAGCGCTTCCTCGCGATCGCATGA
- a CDS encoding ABC transporter substrate-binding protein: MKRALLAAIVVVLVACSSPKTERGGTLVVGSTTDVDAWNEYVSQQTFALNLLRRVYARLAQEQGDTRDHPPSFEPLLAKSWTTSPDGLTLTFTLRDAMWSDGTPVTAGDVRFTWTAQTSPDVAWTGASFKEHVKDVEVRDAKTVAFHFDRAYPEMLADAVEGGIVPEHVFGKVPFASWRTYDWSQVKIASGPFVLESWRPAEEIVLKRNPRYFDAERPRVDAVAVRVVPDMGNLKTQLLAGTVDLVDGVPPSDAAHLSAGQGITLVAYDNPMFDYIGWNCAKKPFDDPEVRRALTLGIDRQAIVEEVLYGYGRISTGPLLSSWWPADPDQKAWPYDPREAQRLLAAKGYDAAHPLAFELTTNSGNRVREAVSVKIQAQLAKIGVQVTPHSYEMKTFREKNSKGDFDAYVAGWRFGGKLDLKSIFGSTEKPPGGSNVVSYASPEADRILDAIGNASDWQTAKASYAALAKRLHDDQPYTFLYESRRLLAVRDRVHGVKVDVPADPFARIDGIWLAP, encoded by the coding sequence GTGAAGCGGGCCCTTCTCGCCGCCATCGTCGTCGTCCTCGTCGCCTGCTCTAGCCCGAAGACCGAGCGCGGCGGAACGCTCGTCGTCGGCTCGACCACCGACGTCGATGCGTGGAACGAGTACGTCTCCCAGCAAACCTTCGCCTTGAACCTCCTGCGGCGGGTCTACGCGCGGCTCGCCCAGGAGCAGGGGGACACGCGCGATCATCCGCCGTCGTTCGAGCCGCTCCTCGCGAAGTCGTGGACGACCTCGCCCGACGGTCTCACCCTCACCTTCACGCTGCGCGACGCGATGTGGAGCGACGGCACGCCGGTCACGGCCGGAGACGTGCGGTTCACGTGGACCGCGCAGACTTCTCCCGACGTGGCCTGGACCGGCGCTTCGTTCAAGGAGCACGTGAAAGACGTCGAGGTGAGGGACGCGAAGACCGTCGCGTTCCATTTCGACCGCGCGTACCCCGAGATGCTCGCCGACGCCGTCGAGGGCGGCATCGTCCCCGAGCACGTCTTCGGGAAGGTCCCGTTCGCGTCGTGGCGGACCTACGACTGGTCGCAGGTCAAGATCGCCTCGGGGCCGTTCGTCCTCGAGAGCTGGCGGCCGGCGGAAGAGATCGTGCTCAAGCGCAACCCCCGCTACTTCGACGCGGAGCGCCCGCGCGTCGACGCCGTCGCCGTCCGCGTCGTTCCCGACATGGGGAACCTCAAGACGCAGCTCCTCGCCGGCACGGTCGACCTGGTCGACGGGGTGCCGCCGTCGGACGCGGCACACCTCAGCGCAGGGCAGGGCATCACGCTCGTCGCCTACGACAATCCGATGTTCGACTACATCGGCTGGAACTGCGCGAAGAAGCCGTTCGACGACCCCGAGGTCCGGCGCGCGCTCACCCTCGGCATCGACCGCCAGGCGATCGTCGAGGAGGTGCTCTACGGCTACGGCCGGATCTCGACCGGTCCTTTGCTCTCGAGCTGGTGGCCGGCCGATCCCGATCAGAAGGCGTGGCCGTACGATCCGAGGGAAGCGCAGCGCCTCCTCGCCGCGAAAGGGTACGACGCGGCGCACCCGCTCGCCTTCGAGCTGACGACGAACTCCGGCAACCGCGTCCGCGAGGCGGTGTCGGTGAAGATCCAGGCGCAGCTGGCGAAGATCGGCGTCCAGGTGACCCCGCACTCGTACGAGATGAAGACGTTCCGGGAAAAGAACTCCAAGGGCGACTTCGACGCCTACGTCGCCGGGTGGCGGTTCGGCGGCAAGCTCGACCTGAAGTCGATCTTCGGGTCGACGGAGAAGCCTCCCGGCGGGTCGAACGTCGTTTCCTACGCGTCGCCCGAGGCCGACCGCATCCTCGACGCCATCGGCAACGCTAGCGACTGGCAGACCGCCAAGGCCTCGTACGCGGCGCTCGCCAAGCGGCTCCACGACGACCAGCCGTACACGTTCCTCTACGAGAGCCGGCGGCTCCTCGCGGTTCGCGACCGCGTGCACGGCGTGAAGGTCGACGTCCCCGCCGACCCGTTCGCCCGGATCGACGGCATTTGGCTCGCGCCGTGA
- a CDS encoding ATP-binding protein, whose amino-acid sequence MTKGRVALWLLVPALIVAGSYARGWRLGAARAGGEEARLRVAAGFLDRELQSRVLAATRYALALRDHGLEAADPLPKALSDRLEGAGVLRAGAFERWTGTPAEPQEFGPEPGVRLSRRGIRTSLLVRTPADADGRAGAASFVLEIRSGAVGAARWLPTGSPAITAQLDDAAPPASPGYDAGPPARLVWEWRDREGHRVAAIVLEDRPAASAAARARAIGWAWSALALALLAPLVWARRAGAGDGRRALALIALILVVRAALAAGRTLEELLPREVATASLYGRGGALGWLASPAALAATAWAFYLVAMIVARWAARHRDDPGFRRAAVAAIAAAGVVAAIALGGSLARDARIPVPRLALAVPGSLLLAIALALVLAGTAEAAATALLLSRRSGTSRTAVAVALVPVTLIALANLHRTEVRMIEDRLRVEFAPLVRDQSARRRVALTASVGEAAANPDVARALARYPEDDDPFLAYGLWTSSALFHQGFASSLNLYDAAGVRRGHFEFAFPQVGGAGEAAPRAANGPVTVAKETIPIGSSSLVVLHAEATVRDAEGAILGRVVGHVLEDPSNLPFLPGSAPYLQALGHGAVSPDDAARDAPDYVLFDETGHVDLTTVHQPPAPDAALRAAAAASRVVGVGAGDTRFLALPIEDGRRLHLLMAPAPTWLDATADVVRMLLLGVAVLAIAALWRIVVTPGGLESLPDLVRGSLRRKLLAAGLAASIIPLVAMALLLRASIERRSEASLADTAATVVGAAQRVVEDYQSVGDDDQAAPPLRLNDEALSWLRRVVGQEIHLFEGGEVAATSKPELFDSGLVRTRLAGEVDRAIVHAGQPFVLRNEKLGEIPLPVAYAPVDVRGGPTDAVIAVPLVVESRAASRSVERLVEMLLLLTTALVGLLAGTSALLARSVARPIRRIADASRRIAEGDYDARLASSSRDELGALVGDFNRMARSLADQRADLTRRRDYIEALLRHATTGVISTDASGIVVTINPAAETLLGGAGRAPRRGAALDDELAPALRAALAAQGFAPDPVEVDLPAGDRPVRLRVVRVPLPDPAGGDTGSLVLLDDVTSQVRMHQLAAWAEMARAIAHEIKNPLTPIQLSAEHVRRLLADRGVLPEAEIEACLETITRQVRELREISTAFSAYAKIPDLALERLEPDAFLRDVAAPYRVAPPPGVRVEEDLTPAHEILADRRSLARAVVNLIENALQAMQHGGTLRVRTRDLGADRVALEVEDDGPGLAPEVRRHLFEPYFSTKSAGTGLGLAIARRVVEAHGGTIEAASAEGRGTVFRIVLPVAPPV is encoded by the coding sequence ATGACGAAGGGCCGCGTCGCGCTCTGGCTCCTCGTCCCCGCCCTCATCGTCGCCGGAAGCTACGCCCGCGGATGGCGGCTCGGCGCGGCCCGGGCCGGCGGGGAGGAAGCGCGCCTCCGCGTGGCTGCCGGGTTCCTCGACCGCGAGCTTCAGTCCCGTGTCCTCGCGGCGACGCGCTACGCGCTCGCGCTGCGCGACCACGGACTCGAGGCTGCCGATCCCCTGCCGAAGGCGCTATCCGATCGACTCGAGGGGGCCGGCGTGCTCCGCGCGGGCGCCTTCGAGCGATGGACCGGGACGCCGGCCGAGCCTCAGGAGTTCGGACCCGAGCCGGGCGTCCGCCTCTCGCGGCGGGGCATCAGAACGAGCCTGCTCGTGAGGACCCCGGCCGATGCCGACGGCCGCGCGGGAGCCGCATCGTTCGTGCTCGAGATCCGCTCGGGAGCGGTCGGGGCGGCGCGATGGCTCCCGACGGGATCGCCCGCGATCACGGCGCAGCTCGACGACGCGGCTCCTCCCGCATCGCCGGGTTACGACGCCGGGCCTCCGGCGCGGCTCGTGTGGGAGTGGCGCGACCGCGAGGGGCACCGCGTGGCGGCGATCGTGCTCGAGGACCGGCCTGCCGCCTCGGCGGCGGCCCGTGCGCGCGCGATCGGGTGGGCCTGGTCGGCGCTCGCGCTGGCGCTCCTCGCCCCTCTCGTGTGGGCCCGCCGCGCGGGAGCCGGCGATGGACGCCGTGCGCTCGCCCTCATCGCCCTGATCCTCGTCGTCCGCGCGGCGCTCGCCGCCGGACGGACTCTCGAGGAGCTCCTCCCGCGCGAGGTCGCCACCGCGAGCCTCTACGGCCGCGGAGGGGCGCTCGGCTGGCTCGCATCTCCCGCGGCCCTCGCCGCGACGGCCTGGGCGTTCTACCTCGTCGCGATGATCGTCGCCCGGTGGGCGGCCCGGCATCGCGACGACCCCGGATTCCGGCGAGCCGCCGTCGCCGCGATCGCCGCCGCCGGTGTCGTTGCTGCGATCGCGCTCGGCGGGTCGCTCGCGCGCGATGCGCGTATCCCGGTCCCCCGCCTCGCCCTCGCCGTCCCCGGCTCGCTGCTCCTCGCGATCGCGCTGGCGCTCGTCCTCGCCGGGACGGCGGAGGCGGCGGCCACGGCGCTCCTCCTCTCGCGCCGCTCCGGCACCTCGCGGACCGCCGTGGCCGTCGCGCTCGTGCCGGTCACCTTGATCGCGCTCGCCAACCTCCACCGCACCGAGGTTCGGATGATCGAAGACCGCTTGCGCGTCGAGTTCGCGCCGCTCGTGCGCGATCAGAGCGCGCGGCGGCGGGTCGCCTTGACGGCGAGCGTCGGCGAAGCCGCGGCGAATCCGGACGTCGCGCGCGCGCTCGCGCGCTATCCCGAGGACGACGATCCGTTCCTCGCGTACGGCCTGTGGACATCCTCGGCGCTCTTCCATCAAGGGTTCGCCTCGTCGCTCAACCTCTACGACGCCGCGGGGGTACGGCGAGGGCATTTCGAGTTCGCCTTCCCGCAAGTCGGAGGCGCCGGCGAGGCGGCTCCGCGGGCCGCAAACGGGCCGGTGACCGTCGCGAAGGAGACGATCCCGATCGGATCGTCCTCCCTCGTCGTCCTCCACGCCGAGGCCACCGTGCGCGATGCCGAGGGAGCGATCCTGGGCCGCGTGGTCGGCCACGTCCTCGAGGACCCGTCGAACCTGCCGTTCCTTCCGGGGAGCGCGCCGTACCTCCAGGCGTTGGGACACGGGGCCGTCTCCCCGGACGACGCCGCGCGCGATGCGCCGGACTACGTGCTGTTCGACGAGACCGGCCACGTCGACCTGACGACCGTGCACCAGCCCCCGGCCCCCGACGCCGCCCTGCGCGCCGCGGCCGCCGCCTCGCGGGTGGTCGGCGTCGGCGCCGGCGACACGCGGTTCCTCGCCCTCCCGATCGAGGACGGCCGCCGCCTTCACCTGCTGATGGCGCCCGCCCCGACCTGGCTCGACGCGACCGCGGACGTGGTCCGCATGCTCCTCCTCGGCGTCGCGGTCCTCGCGATCGCCGCGCTCTGGCGGATCGTGGTCACGCCCGGAGGGCTCGAGTCCCTGCCCGATCTCGTCCGCGGCTCGCTGCGGCGGAAGCTGCTCGCCGCGGGCCTCGCGGCGTCGATCATCCCGCTGGTCGCGATGGCGCTCCTCCTCCGCGCGTCGATCGAGCGGCGGAGCGAGGCGAGCCTCGCCGACACCGCGGCGACGGTCGTCGGCGCCGCGCAGCGCGTCGTGGAGGACTACCAGAGCGTCGGCGACGACGACCAGGCGGCACCGCCGCTGCGCCTGAACGACGAGGCCCTCTCGTGGCTGAGGCGCGTCGTCGGCCAGGAGATCCATCTCTTCGAGGGCGGCGAGGTCGCCGCGACCTCGAAGCCGGAGCTCTTCGACTCGGGGCTCGTGAGGACGCGCCTCGCGGGCGAGGTCGACCGCGCGATCGTTCACGCCGGCCAGCCGTTCGTTCTCCGGAACGAGAAGCTCGGGGAGATCCCGCTCCCCGTCGCCTACGCCCCGGTCGACGTGCGCGGCGGCCCGACGGATGCCGTCATCGCCGTTCCTCTCGTCGTCGAGTCGCGCGCCGCGTCGCGCTCGGTGGAGCGCCTCGTCGAGATGCTGCTCCTCTTGACGACCGCGCTCGTCGGCCTCCTCGCCGGGACGTCCGCTCTCCTCGCGCGCTCGGTCGCGCGGCCGATCCGGCGGATCGCCGATGCGTCGCGGCGGATCGCCGAGGGTGACTACGACGCCCGCCTCGCCTCCTCCTCGCGCGACGAGCTCGGGGCGCTCGTCGGCGACTTCAACCGCATGGCCCGCTCCCTCGCCGACCAAAGGGCCGACCTGACGCGGCGCCGCGATTACATCGAAGCGCTCCTCCGGCACGCCACGACGGGGGTCATCTCGACCGACGCGTCGGGGATCGTGGTGACGATCAACCCGGCCGCGGAGACGCTCCTCGGCGGAGCGGGGCGCGCGCCGCGCCGTGGCGCCGCGCTCGACGACGAGCTGGCGCCCGCCCTGCGCGCCGCCCTCGCCGCTCAAGGCTTCGCGCCGGATCCGGTCGAGGTCGACCTCCCGGCGGGCGACCGTCCGGTGCGCCTACGCGTCGTGCGGGTCCCGCTCCCCGATCCCGCCGGCGGCGACACCGGCTCGCTCGTGCTCCTGGACGACGTGACGAGCCAGGTGCGGATGCACCAGCTCGCCGCGTGGGCCGAGATGGCGCGCGCGATCGCTCACGAGATCAAGAACCCGTTGACCCCGATCCAGCTCTCCGCCGAGCACGTGAGGCGCCTGCTCGCCGATCGCGGCGTGCTGCCCGAGGCCGAGATCGAGGCGTGCCTCGAGACGATCACCCGCCAGGTGCGCGAGCTCAGGGAGATCTCGACCGCGTTCTCGGCCTACGCGAAGATCCCCGATCTCGCGCTCGAGCGCCTCGAGCCCGACGCGTTCCTCCGGGACGTGGCCGCGCCGTACCGCGTGGCCCCTCCCCCCGGCGTGCGCGTCGAGGAGGACCTCACGCCGGCCCACGAGATCCTCGCCGACCGTCGCAGCCTCGCGCGGGCCGTGGTGAACTTGATCGAGAACGCGCTCCAGGCGATGCAGCACGGCGGGACGCTCCGCGTGCGGACGCGCGACCTCGGCGCCGATCGTGTCGCGCTCGAGGTGGAGGACGACGGCCCCGGCCTCGCCCCGGAGGTGCGGCGTCATCTCTTCGAGCCGTACTTCTCGACGAAGAGCGCGGGCACCGGCCTCGGCCTCGCGATCGCGCGCCGGGTCGTCGAAGCGCACGGCGGGACGATCGAGGCCGCGAGCGCCGAAGGGCGAGGCACCGTCTTCCGCATCGTCTTGCCCGTGGCGCCTCCCGTCTGA
- a CDS encoding tetratricopeptide repeat protein: protein MIAIVRTSTLAFGLALLPAAALGQDAPPAPAPAPAPTPAPAAAPPADNPSLQAAKDAFKKGSWAEADDAAVKALGVDSKNLEALYIAGAAERQINKLDDAETHLKALVDASPNFPQSNFQLGYVYFLQAEQMARDGKFEPAKARYTDAADQFAKETARNDKHVPSLSSRAIALTRAGKLDDAVPAYEGWIAAVPQKNDPVVALASAYAAAGKSTEAMATLDRLPDKTPKAAFDAVMAAANVFVAKRDWGAAVPFLEKAAATDESSTRAVALLAEACARSGLTAEAVTHLQKLLTMEPTPEEAESVGEAIKASVGDGKSSPSVQGVEPPATLRVPSPRYPKGQDTSVQTDVLILAEISGTGAVMGTVLVPNRIWKDIRSSGFEAEAQDAVKRGKFAPGTKNGQPAELWTVVAVKFARQ from the coding sequence GTGATCGCCATCGTCCGGACCTCGACGCTCGCCTTCGGTCTCGCCCTCCTCCCCGCCGCCGCACTCGGTCAAGACGCGCCCCCGGCGCCGGCTCCTGCGCCCGCGCCCACACCCGCACCGGCGGCCGCTCCTCCCGCGGACAACCCTTCGCTCCAGGCGGCGAAGGACGCCTTCAAGAAGGGGAGCTGGGCCGAGGCCGACGACGCGGCGGTGAAAGCGCTCGGGGTCGACTCGAAGAACCTCGAGGCCCTCTACATCGCGGGGGCCGCCGAGCGTCAGATCAACAAGCTCGACGACGCGGAGACGCATCTCAAGGCGCTCGTCGACGCCTCGCCGAACTTCCCGCAGTCGAACTTCCAGCTCGGCTACGTCTACTTCCTCCAGGCCGAGCAGATGGCGCGCGACGGCAAGTTCGAGCCCGCCAAGGCGCGTTATACGGACGCCGCGGACCAGTTCGCGAAGGAGACGGCCCGGAACGACAAGCACGTGCCGTCGCTCTCGAGCCGCGCGATCGCCTTGACGCGCGCCGGCAAGCTCGACGACGCGGTCCCCGCCTACGAGGGGTGGATCGCGGCCGTGCCGCAGAAGAACGACCCGGTCGTCGCGCTCGCGTCGGCCTATGCCGCGGCCGGGAAGTCAACCGAGGCGATGGCGACGCTCGACCGCCTCCCCGACAAGACGCCGAAGGCGGCGTTCGACGCGGTGATGGCGGCCGCCAACGTCTTCGTCGCGAAGCGAGACTGGGGGGCGGCGGTGCCGTTCCTCGAGAAGGCCGCTGCGACCGACGAGTCCTCGACACGCGCGGTCGCGCTCCTCGCCGAAGCGTGCGCCCGCTCCGGGCTCACCGCCGAAGCGGTCACCCATCTCCAGAAGCTGCTGACGATGGAACCCACGCCGGAAGAGGCCGAATCGGTCGGCGAGGCGATCAAGGCCTCCGTCGGCGACGGCAAGAGCTCCCCCTCGGTCCAAGGGGTCGAGCCGCCCGCGACCCTGCGCGTCCCCTCTCCCCGGTATCCCAAGGGACAGGACACGTCCGTGCAGACCGACGTCCTCATCCTCGCGGAGATCAGCGGGACCGGGGCCGTCATGGGCACGGTGCTCGTGCCGAACCGCATCTGGAAGGACATCCGTTCGAGCGGATTCGAGGCCGAGGCCCAAGACGCCGTCAAGCGCGGGAAGTTCGCGCCGGGCACCAAGAACGGCCAGCCTGCCGAGCTGTGGACGGTCGTCGCGGTCAAGTTCGCGCGTCAGTAG
- a CDS encoding ABC transporter permease, translating to MKKRGARLGVVVLAAFCLAAAAAPLLPLRDPAAQPDGLVLRSLAPGTRVPAVRLRSGELRYAHEVRALPDGTRSLRRGESWTTIAAADLDPAHPDARPLFFLGTDAYGRDLASRLVWGARVSLAAGILAAAMAVLLGGAVGLAAGLGGPIVDEALMRLTDAALAVPRLFLLVLLAALFRPSLATIVVLIGLTTWMPAARLVRAEAKAVRAREFVLSARALGASPLAIALRHVLPHATAVLGVEAALRLGQSVLLEASLSFLGLGVPPPLASWGSLIADGRDRILDAWWIATWPGLAIVLVVVAASLIADGVRESF from the coding sequence ATGAAGAAGCGTGGCGCGCGCCTCGGCGTGGTCGTGCTCGCCGCGTTTTGTCTCGCCGCCGCGGCGGCGCCGCTGCTGCCCCTCCGCGATCCCGCGGCGCAGCCCGACGGATTGGTGCTCAGGAGCCTCGCTCCTGGGACGCGCGTCCCCGCCGTCCGCCTCCGTTCCGGGGAGCTTCGCTACGCCCACGAGGTCCGCGCCCTGCCGGACGGGACCCGCAGCCTGAGGCGCGGCGAGAGCTGGACGACGATCGCCGCCGCGGATCTCGACCCGGCGCATCCCGACGCGCGTCCGCTCTTCTTCCTCGGCACCGATGCGTACGGCCGGGACCTCGCGAGCCGGCTCGTGTGGGGAGCGCGCGTGTCGCTCGCCGCGGGGATCCTCGCCGCGGCGATGGCGGTCCTCCTCGGCGGCGCCGTCGGCCTCGCGGCCGGCCTCGGCGGCCCGATCGTCGACGAAGCGCTCATGCGGCTCACCGACGCCGCCCTCGCCGTTCCCCGCCTCTTCCTCCTCGTGCTCCTGGCGGCGCTCTTCCGTCCCTCGCTCGCCACCATCGTCGTCCTCATCGGCCTCACGACGTGGATGCCGGCCGCGCGCCTCGTGCGCGCGGAGGCGAAGGCGGTCCGCGCGCGCGAGTTCGTCCTTTCGGCGCGCGCCCTCGGCGCCTCGCCCCTCGCGATCGCGCTCCGTCACGTTCTCCCCCACGCGACGGCGGTGCTCGGTGTCGAGGCCGCGCTCCGGCTCGGCCAGAGCGTTCTCCTCGAAGCGTCGCTCTCGTTCCTGGGCTTGGGCGTCCCGCCGCCCCTCGCGTCGTGGGGGAGCCTCATCGCCGACGGCCGCGACCGGATCCTCGACGCGTGGTGGATCGCGACCTGGCCGGGCCTCGCGATCGTGCTCGTCGTGGTCGCCGCAAGCCTAATCGCGGACGGGGTCCGTGAGAGTTTCTAA
- a CDS encoding phosphoribosylanthranilate isomerase yields MSLRVVVKVCGITEERDAHEAVHLGADALGFDFRPGSPRAIDPELARQIVERLPAFVVTVGVFADAPLIQVLDIARRTGISLLQFHGSESPGYCAAAAPYRWIKAFRAGPDFDPDAMSLYPSTTYLLDFRPDPATEDLRPLEWRRIRTFGNYGRIVVGGPLTPTLAGMAIDDARPYGIDLLDEVEVVPGKKDLDRLELLIQAVRRAERRIAQESSDRY; encoded by the coding sequence ATGAGCCTGCGCGTCGTCGTCAAGGTGTGCGGGATCACCGAGGAGCGCGACGCCCACGAAGCCGTTCACCTCGGTGCCGATGCGCTCGGGTTCGACTTCCGTCCCGGCAGCCCGCGGGCGATCGACCCGGAGCTCGCACGCCAGATCGTCGAGCGTCTGCCGGCGTTCGTCGTCACCGTCGGCGTCTTCGCGGACGCGCCGCTCATCCAGGTGCTCGACATCGCGCGGCGGACGGGGATCAGCCTCCTCCAGTTCCACGGATCGGAGAGCCCGGGATACTGCGCCGCCGCCGCGCCGTACCGGTGGATCAAGGCGTTCCGCGCCGGGCCGGATTTCGATCCCGACGCGATGAGCCTCTACCCGTCGACGACCTATCTCCTCGATTTCAGGCCCGACCCGGCGACGGAGGACCTGCGGCCCCTCGAGTGGCGGCGCATCCGCACGTTCGGGAACTACGGCCGGATCGTCGTCGGCGGCCCGCTCACACCCACGCTCGCCGGAATGGCGATCGACGACGCGCGCCCCTACGGCATCGATCTCCTGGACGAGGTCGAGGTCGTGCCGGGGAAGAAGGATCTCGATCGCCTGGAGCTGCTCATCCAGGCGGTGCGGCGCGCCGAGCGGCGCATCGCGCAGGAGTCGTCCGACCGCTACTGA
- a CDS encoding YkgJ family cysteine cluster protein, which produces MWYDEGVRFRCRPDCGRCCTRHGDYDYVYLNRADVARLAAHLELETAEFRKRYTAKDEGHTILKMDGPACPFLDGTRCSVYPARPSQCGTFPFWPENLASKKTWEALNEFCPGIGEGEIVPLHVIREQLRKHTAS; this is translated from the coding sequence GTGTGGTACGACGAAGGCGTCCGCTTCCGCTGCCGGCCCGATTGCGGTCGCTGCTGCACGCGCCACGGCGACTACGATTACGTCTACTTGAACCGCGCCGACGTCGCGCGCCTGGCGGCCCATCTCGAGCTCGAGACGGCCGAGTTCAGGAAACGGTACACCGCGAAAGACGAAGGCCACACGATCCTCAAGATGGACGGCCCGGCCTGCCCCTTCCTCGACGGAACGCGATGCTCGGTCTACCCGGCGCGGCCTTCGCAATGCGGCACGTTCCCGTTCTGGCCGGAGAACCTCGCGAGCAAGAAGACCTGGGAAGCTCTGAACGAGTTCTGTCCGGGGATCGGCGAGGGGGAGATCGTCCCCCTCCATGTCATCCGCGAGCAGCTCCGGAAGCACACCGCATCGTGA
- a CDS encoding ABC transporter permease — MAGLILRRVLLAIPLLLGVSTLTFLLLEAAPGKPIDYLLGDRPVPEETRARIEAAYGLDRPAWARYATWIGHAATGDLGWSLSRGRPVSRVLADALPPTLGLAALALAIQLALGVALGALHVARPRSSADHALTLVGVTLASAPPFWLALMAILLFAVAVPLFPPSSSHAIGASSWPWPARAVDAVWHAALPALVLGLGSAGIVARFVRAGLLRSLGEGFVRAARARGGTRARIVLLHAGPAAAPPVVTLVGLQLPVLVSGALVIEVVFGWPGMGRVAYDAVMAQDLPVALASVLLATVLVVAGSLGADLAQAALDPRLRGRG; from the coding sequence GTGGCCGGCCTGATCCTCCGCCGCGTCCTGCTCGCGATCCCGCTCCTCCTCGGCGTCTCGACGCTCACGTTCCTGCTGCTCGAGGCGGCGCCCGGGAAGCCGATCGACTACCTCCTCGGAGACCGGCCGGTTCCCGAGGAGACGCGCGCGAGGATCGAGGCGGCGTACGGCCTCGACCGCCCGGCGTGGGCTCGCTATGCGACCTGGATCGGCCATGCGGCGACCGGAGATCTCGGATGGTCGCTCTCGCGCGGGCGTCCGGTCTCCCGCGTCCTCGCCGACGCATTGCCGCCGACACTCGGCCTCGCCGCGCTCGCCCTCGCGATCCAGCTCGCCCTCGGCGTCGCTCTCGGCGCCCTTCACGTCGCGCGCCCGCGCAGCTCCGCCGACCACGCGCTCACGCTCGTCGGCGTGACGCTCGCCTCGGCACCGCCGTTCTGGCTCGCGTTGATGGCGATCCTGCTCTTCGCCGTCGCCGTGCCGCTCTTCCCCCCTTCGTCGTCCCACGCGATCGGGGCGTCGTCGTGGCCGTGGCCGGCGCGCGCCGTCGACGCGGTCTGGCACGCCGCCCTTCCCGCTCTCGTCCTCGGACTGGGGTCGGCGGGGATCGTCGCCCGCTTCGTGCGCGCCGGACTCCTGCGCTCGCTCGGCGAGGGGTTCGTGCGAGCGGCCCGCGCGCGCGGCGGGACGCGCGCACGCATCGTGCTCCTCCATGCGGGTCCCGCGGCCGCGCCGCCCGTCGTCACGCTGGTCGGGCTGCAGCTCCCCGTCCTCGTCTCCGGCGCGCTCGTCATCGAGGTCGTCTTCGGCTGGCCGGGGATGGGCCGCGTCGCTTACGACGCCGTCATGGCGCAGGACCTCCCGGTCGCGCTCGCGTCGGTCCTGCTCGCGACGGTGCTCGTCGTCGCCGGCAGCCTCGGCGCCGATCTCGCCCAGGCCGCTCTCGATCCGCGCCTCCGGGGCCGCGGATGA